From a region of the Alnus glutinosa chromosome 1, dhAlnGlut1.1, whole genome shotgun sequence genome:
- the LOC133862924 gene encoding norbelladine synthase-like: MVGQLSHEVEVNVAASEAWELYSSLRLAKLVEEELSSLIEKVEVIEGDGGVGTILKLTFPPGTPGFAGYSEKFTKIDHEKRLKEAEVIEGGYLDIGFTFYRVSFQIIEKGDDSCIIKTTVEYDVKEEAAANASYVTIEPLVKIIEVTKNYLIKTKAAKDAN; encoded by the exons ATGGTTGGGCAACTCTCACACGAGGTGGAGGTAAACGTGGCCGCTAGTGAAGCGTGGGAGCTCTACAGCTCGCTTCGGTTGGCAAAACTTGTTGAAGAAGAGCTTTCTAGTCTCATTGAGAAAGTTGAGGTCATAGAAGGTGATGGAGGGGTTGGGACTATTCTCAAGCTAACATTTCCTCCAG GTACACCTGGTTTTGCTGGTTACTCAGAGAAGTTCACAAAAATTGACCATGAGAAACGCTTGAAAGAAGCAGAGGTGATTGAAGGAGGATATCTTGATATAGGGTTTACTTTCTATCGTGTTAGCTTCCAAATCATTGAGAAGGGCGATGATTCATGCATAATCAAAACCACAGTTGAGTATGATGTCAAGGAGGAGGCAGCTGCTAATGCCTCCTATGTCACTATTGAGCCATTGGTGAAAATCATTGAAGTCACCAAAAATTATCTCATCAAAACCAAAGCTGCTAAAGATGCAAATTAA